The following proteins are co-located in the Shouchella hunanensis genome:
- a CDS encoding N-acetylglucosamine kinase, producing the protein MYYIGIDGGGTKTVAVLSTSKGHILAYQQTAATNPNRVGLDRCLMRLHDLLTDLKTQHPTAYANVRSIYCGVAGGSSSTYQQAIIASIRPALPEHSFITVHHDAIAALYSATLGQPGIIHISGTGSVTYAIDASGNEHRLGGWGYLLGDEGSGFAIGRSAIRAALTHKERNTPLQKLILQHFSADVIENVIPAVYQENGRDAVAQLCPFVFQAFEEGDPLAEDIIVDSANGIAIQLVSLINRINNHGDGTIVLAGGVMNQTAIVSMIKCALSKETSSWSILTPTVPPVIGALIAAIKPYEKVTKAVETNALRFLKQETDYK; encoded by the coding sequence ATGTATTATATTGGAATTGATGGTGGTGGCACGAAAACAGTAGCAGTTTTAAGTACTTCAAAGGGTCATATTTTAGCGTATCAACAAACTGCTGCCACAAATCCTAATCGAGTTGGACTGGATAGATGCCTAATGAGGTTACATGATTTGCTTACTGATTTGAAAACACAGCATCCCACCGCCTATGCCAACGTCCGTTCGATCTACTGTGGCGTAGCTGGGGGTAGTTCTTCGACTTATCAGCAAGCGATAATAGCCTCAATACGCCCTGCTTTACCAGAACATAGTTTTATTACCGTTCATCATGACGCGATTGCAGCACTTTATTCCGCCACACTTGGGCAACCAGGAATCATTCACATTTCAGGAACTGGTTCTGTCACTTACGCAATTGATGCATCGGGGAATGAGCACCGTTTAGGTGGCTGGGGTTATTTGCTAGGGGATGAAGGTAGTGGATTTGCCATTGGTCGTTCAGCCATCCGTGCAGCTTTGACTCACAAAGAAAGGAATACACCACTACAAAAGCTAATTCTCCAACACTTTTCAGCAGATGTGATCGAGAACGTTATTCCTGCAGTGTATCAAGAGAATGGTCGCGATGCAGTTGCTCAGCTTTGTCCGTTCGTCTTTCAAGCCTTTGAGGAAGGAGATCCCCTAGCAGAAGACATTATCGTGGACTCAGCAAATGGGATTGCCATACAACTTGTTTCTCTTATAAACAGAATCAACAACCATGGGGATGGGACGATCGTTTTAGCAGGGGGTGTCATGAATCAAACGGCTATTGTCTCGATGATTAAGTGTGCGCTGTCAAAGGAAACCTCTTCTTGGTCCATTTTAACACCTACCGTTCCACCAGTGATTGGGGCCCTAATTGCCGCAATCAAGCCCTACGAAAAAGTAACTAAAGCTGTCGAAACCAACGCGTTACGTTTCCTAAAGCAAGAAACTGACTACAAGTAA
- a CDS encoding GntR family transcriptional regulator yields MNHLTNSDKPLYLQIKALIEDQIVNDQLKEGMQAPSTNQLVKFYGLNHVTVAKGVNMLVDENILFKKRGIGMFVSEGAKEKLLYSRKLDFVDKYILKMVQEANHLGISEEEIIQYVKEIKKEEL; encoded by the coding sequence ATGAATCATCTAACAAATAGCGATAAACCACTTTATTTGCAAATTAAAGCGTTAATAGAGGACCAAATCGTAAACGACCAACTAAAAGAAGGGATGCAAGCCCCGTCAACCAATCAACTTGTGAAATTTTACGGCTTGAATCACGTTACGGTTGCAAAGGGAGTGAACATGTTAGTCGATGAGAACATTCTTTTCAAAAAGCGAGGCATTGGTATGTTTGTTTCAGAAGGAGCGAAAGAAAAATTGCTTTATAGCCGTAAGTTAGATTTTGTTGATAAATATATTCTTAAAATGGTGCAAGAGGCCAATCATTTAGGCATTAGTGAAGAAGAAATTATTCAATATGTAAAAGAAATAAAGAAAGAGGAGTTGTGA
- a CDS encoding YesL family protein produces the protein MTSIIIKVAERIYAFVALNVLWCVFVLLGLGVFGFMPATVALFRMMREWNSGRKELPLLKSFLTFYKESFIRANLYGALFLVVFYIIYVNYQFVSYFYEASIHFFLYVVIFSITAVAVMTFVNLFSVMAHFDHRLFHYLKLAFGMVFAHPFKSCLQLFWLIAYVLVALFYPKAFLLIGVSVFAYVIMSINFSTFNLYKKDTPVP, from the coding sequence TTGACAAGTATAATAATAAAAGTGGCAGAACGTATCTATGCATTCGTCGCATTAAATGTGTTATGGTGCGTTTTTGTTTTACTAGGACTCGGTGTTTTCGGTTTTATGCCAGCTACTGTTGCGCTTTTTAGGATGATGAGAGAATGGAATAGTGGAAGAAAAGAACTACCTCTACTGAAAAGCTTTTTAACATTTTATAAAGAATCGTTTATACGGGCAAATCTATATGGTGCACTGTTTTTAGTAGTGTTCTATATTATCTATGTAAACTATCAGTTCGTTTCATACTTTTATGAGGCGTCTATTCATTTCTTTTTGTATGTAGTCATTTTTAGCATCACCGCAGTAGCGGTCATGACATTTGTCAATTTATTTTCCGTTATGGCCCACTTTGATCATCGTCTCTTTCATTATCTTAAGCTTGCTTTTGGAATGGTGTTTGCGCATCCATTTAAATCATGTTTGCAACTTTTTTGGCTCATTGCGTATGTGTTGGTTGCACTGTTTTATCCAAAAGCATTTTTACTTATTGGCGTAAGTGTCTTCGCTTATGTAATAATGAGCATTAATTTTTCAACTTTTAATCTATATAAAAAAGATACCCCTGTCCCGTGA
- a CDS encoding AAA family ATPase yields the protein MESIISFKNENNQSASGYSALSMTVKGILDRLESTYNETYEVFTINEYHFELWSLFEEDLMTNHDQLEHVAMIVEKMERYSFTYDSEGDEPIYKVKQALSNNVYAYRNQGIAFAQIPIMDGAHLTNVECVFATSSLAMERFLETIKGRLWQKSRNELLIFTDGMDGLNHEHQPITKRVKREDVLLKHEIKEEIYQMLDCFFEEDRSFFETYQIPYKRGILLYGPPGNGKTTLAKSIAHTVDAPAAYWQITEFTSSESIAQVFQMANRLAPIILIIEDIDSMPDGVRSYFLNTLDGATSKEGIFLIGTTNYPEEIDPGLMNRAGRFDRGYEFALPDESLREQYVHEKKFDKLLSPEEIAAVIKHSEGFSFAQLNELFVSCALESHQKGTVDLYRLIKRMKEDHKKSKTGKWQEEDGQLGFY from the coding sequence ATGGAATCTATTATTTCATTTAAAAATGAAAACAATCAGAGTGCATCTGGTTACTCAGCTTTATCAATGACAGTAAAAGGCATATTAGATCGGTTAGAATCTACATACAATGAAACCTATGAGGTATTCACAATAAATGAATATCATTTTGAATTATGGTCTCTGTTTGAAGAGGATCTCATGACGAATCACGATCAGTTGGAGCATGTAGCGATGATTGTTGAAAAAATGGAGCGTTACTCGTTTACTTATGATTCAGAAGGTGATGAACCAATTTATAAAGTGAAGCAGGCGTTAAGCAATAACGTGTATGCCTATCGTAATCAAGGCATTGCTTTTGCACAAATTCCAATAATGGATGGCGCACATTTAACAAATGTGGAATGTGTTTTTGCTACAAGCTCACTCGCTATGGAACGTTTTTTAGAAACAATAAAAGGACGATTATGGCAAAAGAGTCGTAACGAGCTGCTCATTTTTACAGATGGAATGGATGGTCTTAATCATGAGCATCAACCAATCACAAAGCGAGTAAAGCGGGAAGATGTGTTATTGAAACACGAGATAAAGGAAGAAATTTATCAAATGCTCGATTGTTTCTTTGAAGAAGATCGATCCTTTTTTGAAACCTATCAGATTCCTTATAAACGCGGCATTTTACTTTACGGACCTCCAGGAAATGGAAAAACAACTTTAGCAAAGTCCATTGCTCATACTGTAGATGCCCCAGCTGCTTACTGGCAAATTACAGAGTTCACGTCTAGTGAGTCCATTGCGCAAGTATTTCAAATGGCGAATCGTTTAGCTCCTATTATATTAATTATTGAAGATATCGATTCTATGCCAGATGGAGTTCGTTCCTATTTCCTTAATACTTTAGACGGGGCTACATCTAAAGAAGGCATATTCTTAATTGGGACAACAAATTATCCCGAAGAAATTGATCCGGGATTGATGAATCGCGCTGGCCGATTTGACCGAGGATACGAATTTGCGCTCCCGGATGAATCACTGAGAGAACAGTATGTTCACGAGAAGAAGTTCGACAAACTCTTGTCACCAGAGGAAATTGCTGCAGTGATCAAGCATTCTGAAGGTTTTTCTTTTGCTCAATTAAATGAGCTTTTTGTAAGTTGTGCACTAGAAAGCCACCAAAAAGGAACCGTTGATCTCTACCGTTTGATCAAGCGGATGAAAGAAGATCATAAGAAGAGTAAGACGGGTAAGTGGCAAGAGGAAGATGGTCAATTAGGATTTTATTAA
- a CDS encoding LacI family DNA-binding transcriptional regulator, with protein sequence MITIYDIAKKTGFSISTVSKVLNKRSDVSEKTKKIINEAVTELGYLPSSNARSLSTKKSWTIGVVFVEDAGNGLEHPFFNAVIENFKKTVEIEGYDLLFASRKIGKEKRSYLDHFMYRGVDGVVVVCSSHTPELQKLIDSDIPSVVIDLDTRGVSVVYSDNFHGAELAVDHLISLGHEKIAHISGHKKLYVGEERLQGYKQTMKKHDLFIPDEYIVDGGYFTYEGGKAAMERLLAAKDTPTAVFVAGDLMAIGAMAAIYDAGLTIPDDISIVGFDDIQIAEYVHPALTTIRQDTKLIGKTAATLIMDQMANKKKAHMSVKIPVSLVTRRSCRERK encoded by the coding sequence ATGATAACGATATACGACATCGCAAAGAAAACGGGATTCTCTATTAGTACCGTTTCTAAAGTATTAAATAAACGAAGTGACGTAAGTGAAAAAACAAAAAAAATTATTAATGAAGCCGTAACAGAATTAGGCTATTTACCGAGTTCAAATGCTCGTTCTCTTTCAACTAAGAAATCATGGACGATTGGGGTTGTATTTGTCGAAGATGCTGGAAATGGTCTTGAGCATCCTTTTTTTAATGCAGTTATTGAAAACTTCAAGAAAACGGTTGAAATTGAAGGCTATGATTTATTATTCGCATCAAGGAAAATTGGTAAAGAAAAGCGATCGTATTTAGATCACTTCATGTATCGTGGTGTTGACGGCGTTGTTGTTGTTTGTTCGAGTCATACACCAGAACTTCAAAAATTAATCGATTCCGATATACCATCTGTTGTCATTGACCTAGATACACGAGGGGTCAGCGTGGTCTATAGTGATAACTTTCACGGTGCTGAATTAGCTGTGGATCATCTTATTTCACTAGGTCATGAAAAGATTGCCCACATTTCTGGTCACAAAAAGCTTTATGTAGGGGAGGAACGGCTTCAAGGTTATAAACAAACGATGAAAAAACACGATTTGTTTATTCCAGATGAGTACATTGTGGATGGCGGCTATTTTACATACGAGGGAGGTAAAGCGGCAATGGAAAGATTGCTCGCTGCAAAAGACACTCCAACAGCCGTATTTGTAGCAGGGGATTTAATGGCAATTGGAGCGATGGCAGCGATTTACGATGCGGGTTTAACCATTCCAGATGATATCTCCATTGTCGGATTCGACGATATCCAAATTGCAGAATACGTGCATCCAGCCTTGACGACGATACGACAAGATACGAAATTGATTGGTAAAACAGCCGCAACATTAATTATGGACCAAATGGCAAATAAAAAGAAAGCGCATATGTCGGTGAAAATTCCTGTATCACTCGTTACGAGACGCTCTTGTAGAGAGCGAAAGTAA
- a CDS encoding type 1 glutamine amidotransferase domain-containing protein, with product MAKVAVLVTDMVEEVELTDPVKAYEEAGHSVTLLNSNEDSKITGKNGETFKTDKNVSDVKPEDFDALLVPGGFSPDMLRADPKNAEFAAHFMKEEKPVFAICHGPQFLVDTDLLKGHEVTSFVSVRKDLENAGATVVDKEVVVSRHLVTSRVPDDIPAFNKESLNLLDQL from the coding sequence ATGGCAAAAGTAGCAGTACTTGTTACAGATATGGTAGAAGAGGTTGAATTAACAGACCCAGTCAAAGCGTATGAAGAAGCTGGTCATTCGGTTACGTTACTTAACTCAAATGAAGACAGCAAAATTACTGGTAAAAACGGTGAGACATTTAAAACCGATAAAAACGTGAGTGATGTGAAGCCAGAAGACTTTGACGCATTGCTTGTGCCAGGTGGGTTTTCTCCAGATATGCTTCGGGCAGATCCTAAGAATGCTGAATTCGCCGCACACTTTATGAAAGAGGAAAAGCCAGTCTTTGCTATTTGTCATGGACCACAGTTTCTCGTTGATACAGATTTATTAAAAGGACACGAAGTAACAAGTTTTGTTTCGGTTCGAAAAGATTTAGAAAACGCAGGCGCTACTGTTGTTGATAAAGAAGTAGTCGTCTCACGTCATTTAGTAACGAGTCGAGTTCCGGATGATATTCCGGCATTTAACAAAGAATCTCTTAACTTGTTGGATCAATTATAA
- the bglS gene encoding beta-glucanase has product MIRMKHYFVSLFFIFCCFLLLPPTNATAQQQGLFTVFNQHDQHYWQMSNGWRNNDPFFGCHWRADRVNFPNGQLELSIRSNTSLPAPYSYECAEYTTHDFYGYGLYEVSMKPSNVSGMISSFFTYTGPSYNGDPWDEIDIEFLGKDTTKVQFNYYTNGVGNNEILHDLGFDASQDFHTYAFDWQPHSITWYVNGVPIATRTENIPTTPGKIMMNLWNTYGIDEWAGRYTGEATQATYEWVRYTPSTSALDAN; this is encoded by the coding sequence ATGATCCGTATGAAGCACTACTTCGTCAGTTTATTTTTCATTTTTTGTTGTTTCCTTCTTCTTCCACCTACAAATGCAACTGCTCAGCAACAAGGGTTGTTTACTGTTTTTAACCAACATGATCAACACTATTGGCAAATGTCAAACGGTTGGCGAAATAACGATCCATTTTTCGGCTGCCACTGGCGGGCAGATCGAGTCAATTTCCCTAACGGGCAGTTGGAACTATCCATTCGAAGTAACACTTCTTTGCCTGCACCCTATTCTTATGAATGCGCCGAGTACACCACTCACGACTTTTATGGCTATGGTTTATACGAAGTATCAATGAAACCATCCAATGTGTCTGGCATGATTTCTTCTTTCTTCACCTATACAGGTCCATCGTATAATGGGGATCCGTGGGATGAGATTGACATTGAATTTTTAGGAAAAGATACAACAAAAGTGCAATTTAACTATTACACGAACGGCGTTGGAAACAACGAAATCTTGCACGATTTAGGCTTTGATGCCTCCCAAGATTTTCATACGTACGCATTTGATTGGCAACCACATTCCATCACGTGGTATGTCAATGGGGTGCCAATTGCGACCAGAACGGAAAACATCCCAACTACACCAGGAAAAATAATGATGAATTTATGGAACACATACGGAATTGACGAATGGGCAGGTAGGTATACAGGTGAAGCTACCCAAGCAACGTACGAATGGGTTCGCTATACGCCAAGTACATCTGCGCTAGACGCTAATTAA
- a CDS encoding sodium/glutamate symporter codes for MTIEVIGMAIVIIAIMLVIGKWIRLKVPLFQSLFLPSSLIGGFLALIIGPEVIGRFGGDFLSDGGLFTASIVDIWGELPGLLINVVFASLFIGFVLPKPKEIWQTGGPQIALGYTMSWAHYVIGLLLAITILTPLFGLNPAAGALIEISFVGGHGTAAGLSGTFADIGFEEGYDLAIGLATIGMLSGVLFGMVLVNWAARKGKTTTLDHPKDISVDQKSGVIEEHNREASGIQTTSPVSIEPLALHLGFIAIAIFIGYTILEAFVWLEDVTYGQAFDIYLFDYVPLFPMAMIGGIILQVFLAKFDKRKLVDRKTISRIQGLALDLLIISAIASLSLTVIGDHIVPFILLALAGIISNIVFFLWLGPKMIPTYWFERGIGDFGQGMGVAATGIMLMRIVDPENKTPALDAFGYKQILFEPMVGGGLVTAAAIPLIIQFGSVPVLIAAIILMIAFWCLGVFHTGKMKPSDKDPD; via the coding sequence ATGACTATTGAGGTTATCGGAATGGCCATTGTCATTATAGCGATCATGCTCGTAATCGGAAAGTGGATACGGCTGAAGGTACCTTTGTTTCAATCTTTATTTCTTCCTAGTTCGTTAATCGGTGGTTTTTTAGCCCTCATAATAGGACCGGAAGTCATTGGGCGTTTTGGGGGAGATTTTCTTAGTGACGGTGGATTATTTACAGCTTCTATTGTTGATATTTGGGGAGAGCTTCCTGGCCTATTAATAAATGTCGTCTTTGCCTCTTTGTTTATTGGCTTTGTATTACCAAAACCAAAAGAAATTTGGCAAACTGGTGGACCTCAAATCGCTTTAGGTTATACCATGTCTTGGGCACATTATGTGATTGGACTTTTACTTGCTATTACGATCCTCACGCCACTTTTCGGCCTTAATCCAGCAGCAGGGGCCTTAATTGAAATTAGCTTTGTTGGAGGTCACGGTACAGCAGCTGGCTTATCGGGAACCTTTGCTGACATCGGCTTTGAAGAAGGCTATGACCTCGCTATTGGTTTAGCTACCATTGGCATGCTTTCAGGGGTACTATTTGGAATGGTATTAGTAAATTGGGCAGCTCGTAAAGGAAAAACAACAACCCTTGATCACCCAAAGGATATTTCTGTTGATCAAAAGAGTGGTGTCATTGAAGAACATAATCGGGAAGCTTCCGGTATCCAAACAACGTCTCCAGTTTCTATTGAACCGTTAGCTCTTCACCTTGGCTTTATTGCCATTGCCATTTTTATTGGCTATACCATTCTCGAAGCATTCGTTTGGCTCGAAGATGTAACGTATGGACAAGCATTTGACATTTACCTATTTGATTATGTTCCTTTATTTCCCATGGCCATGATTGGGGGCATCATTCTACAGGTATTTCTAGCTAAATTTGATAAACGAAAATTAGTCGATCGCAAGACCATATCACGTATTCAAGGACTTGCACTTGATCTCTTAATTATTAGTGCGATTGCCTCTCTCTCGTTAACGGTCATCGGCGATCATATCGTCCCGTTTATCTTATTGGCGCTGGCCGGCATTATTAGTAATATTGTTTTCTTTCTTTGGCTAGGCCCTAAAATGATCCCAACCTATTGGTTTGAACGAGGGATCGGTGACTTTGGACAAGGTATGGGTGTTGCCGCAACCGGTATTATGCTCATGCGAATTGTTGACCCTGAAAATAAAACACCAGCCCTTGATGCATTCGGCTACAAGCAAATTCTTTTTGAACCAATGGTGGGAGGCGGTCTCGTTACGGCAGCAGCTATTCCACTCATTATTCAGTTCGGTTCCGTTCCTGTGCTCATCGCCGCTATCATTCTTATGATTGCCTTTTGGTGCTTAGGCGTCTTCCATACAGGCAAAATGAAGCCTTCAGACAAAGACCCTGACTAA
- a CDS encoding exo-beta-N-acetylmuramidase NamZ family protein, translated as MKLGLDCFLEKDYSLVEKKRVGLLSNLTGVNQSLQPTIDLLYQHSKVNLVSLFAPEHGIRGDAKEGEHIEFSIDPHTGLPVYSLYGQTRKPTPEMLEDIDVVLFDLQDIGSRYYTYIYSMAYMMEACQEHNKTFIVLDRPNPVGGLNVEGNLVEEAFQSFVGLLPIPNRHGMTVGELALLFKHEFGYQCDLHIVKMEGWSRDMLHNDTGYAWVPPSPNAPSLDMALLYPGTCLIEGTNLSEGRGTVKPFEQFGAPFINGFELAQAINHLRLPGVIARQASFVPTYQKYNGAQCHGVQLHLTDTSLYEPFSSGIKIIQLIAERYPEHFSFTKPTNGHYMFDLLAGTDTLRKAIRDGDLTSFFATSKKQSKAFLKQRSHYLLYS; from the coding sequence ATGAAACTCGGCTTAGATTGTTTTCTTGAAAAGGATTATTCATTAGTTGAAAAAAAACGGGTTGGTCTTCTATCCAATCTAACAGGAGTGAATCAATCGCTACAACCGACGATCGACCTTCTTTATCAACACTCAAAAGTAAACCTGGTCTCTCTTTTCGCTCCAGAACACGGCATTCGGGGAGATGCAAAAGAAGGCGAGCACATTGAGTTTAGCATTGACCCTCATACTGGTTTACCAGTCTATAGCCTCTACGGTCAAACTCGAAAACCCACTCCTGAAATGCTTGAAGACATTGATGTCGTTCTTTTTGATTTACAAGATATTGGTTCTCGCTATTACACGTACATTTATTCAATGGCTTATATGATGGAGGCTTGTCAGGAACACAATAAAACCTTTATTGTACTCGATCGACCAAATCCAGTTGGTGGTCTTAATGTTGAAGGCAATCTAGTTGAAGAAGCTTTTCAATCCTTTGTAGGTCTTTTGCCTATCCCTAATCGTCACGGCATGACCGTTGGTGAACTTGCCTTATTATTTAAGCATGAGTTTGGTTACCAATGCGACCTTCATATTGTAAAAATGGAAGGTTGGTCACGAGATATGCTTCACAACGATACAGGATACGCTTGGGTACCACCTTCACCAAATGCTCCAAGCCTTGACATGGCTCTCCTTTACCCAGGAACCTGCTTGATTGAGGGCACAAACTTATCAGAAGGCAGAGGAACAGTTAAACCTTTTGAACAATTCGGTGCGCCATTTATAAATGGATTTGAACTTGCTCAAGCGATAAATCATCTTCGGCTACCGGGAGTCATTGCCAGACAAGCCTCCTTTGTTCCAACCTATCAAAAGTATAATGGTGCACAATGTCATGGGGTTCAACTTCATTTAACCGATACGAGTCTCTATGAACCCTTTTCAAGCGGAATTAAAATCATCCAACTCATCGCTGAGCGTTACCCTGAGCATTTCAGTTTTACTAAGCCTACAAATGGTCATTATATGTTTGATCTCCTTGCCGGTACCGACACCTTACGGAAAGCCATACGAGACGGAGATCTTACATCCTTTTTCGCTACAAGTAAAAAACAATCCAAAGCGTTCTTAAAACAACGAAGTCACTACCTTCTCTATTCCTAA
- a CDS encoding ATP-binding cassette domain-containing protein → MITIENLCFSYGKTQILTNVSSQFEEGKIYGLLGRNGVGKTTLLSLLAGAQEAKEGMILFNGKPLFENQDAISGIGLFYQRNDLDREMDHSKVEDLFKKAKQFRKHFDLDYANELAQKFNLKTSKRMNKLSKGNEAVIQAILGLASRVPVTIFDEVYLGMDAPSRTLFYSELLDEQERFPRMFIVSTHLVSEMEHLFDEVKILENGQFSLDESYQTAVEKGNTLTGDAEAVSNVTKGLKVIREQVLGPTKAVSVFGELGEQVREQCVKQNIAISQMPLQDLFIALTAERG, encoded by the coding sequence ATGATTACGATTGAAAACCTTTGCTTCTCTTATGGAAAAACGCAGATCTTAACGAACGTATCTAGCCAGTTCGAAGAGGGGAAAATTTACGGTCTATTGGGAAGAAATGGTGTAGGGAAAACAACGCTCCTTTCTTTGCTGGCAGGTGCTCAAGAAGCAAAAGAAGGTATGATTTTATTTAACGGTAAGCCCCTATTTGAAAACCAAGACGCTATTTCGGGAATTGGATTATTCTATCAGCGAAATGATTTAGATCGCGAAATGGATCACTCAAAAGTAGAGGATTTATTTAAAAAGGCTAAGCAATTTCGTAAACATTTTGACTTGGATTATGCCAATGAACTAGCACAAAAATTCAACTTGAAAACATCAAAACGAATGAACAAATTATCAAAAGGAAATGAAGCCGTTATCCAAGCGATTTTAGGGCTTGCCAGTCGTGTACCTGTTACGATTTTTGATGAAGTCTACCTTGGGATGGATGCGCCTTCACGAACACTTTTTTACAGTGAACTGTTAGACGAACAAGAGCGATTTCCTAGAATGTTTATTGTATCCACTCATCTTGTTTCGGAAATGGAGCATTTGTTTGATGAAGTGAAAATCTTGGAAAATGGTCAATTCTCTCTCGATGAATCCTATCAAACGGCAGTGGAGAAAGGGAATACACTGACAGGAGATGCGGAAGCCGTATCCAATGTGACAAAGGGATTGAAGGTCATAAGGGAACAAGTACTAGGTCCAACAAAAGCCGTTTCTGTCTTTGGGGAATTAGGAGAGCAAGTCCGTGAACAATGTGTTAAGCAAAATATAGCGATTAGTCAAATGCCTTTACAAGATTTATTTATCGCTTTAACTGCAGAAAGAGGGTGA
- a CDS encoding MurR/RpiR family transcriptional regulator, with protein MAFMTGGLVMLTEMRSSLPPSEKKIANYMIQHPKEVISLTANEIGKRSDTSGAAVIRLCKSLGLKGLPDLKLRIAGDLQKTKESGLRDIEPNESAASIIDKMTTNTIQTIQETAELLDTHQLEKAVQTLRKARKIHFFGIGASSIIAQDAMQKLLRIDKTAHAFSDLHMAATLVSTGDEQDVAVGISFSGQTREVKQFLEIANSRGMTTISLCKYGQSIVSEQADIPLYTSATKEPTFRSGATSSRIAQLQVIDILFMCVASHQYEKTVTHLHETRAAIEFLR; from the coding sequence ATGGCCTTTATGACCGGCGGTCTAGTCATGCTTACCGAAATGCGTTCATCCCTTCCACCATCCGAGAAAAAAATTGCCAATTACATGATTCAACATCCAAAAGAAGTCATTTCACTTACAGCAAATGAAATTGGGAAACGAAGCGATACTAGTGGCGCCGCTGTCATCCGTTTATGTAAATCATTAGGGCTAAAAGGATTACCTGATTTAAAGCTTCGAATTGCCGGTGATCTTCAGAAAACAAAGGAGTCTGGTTTACGTGATATTGAACCGAACGAATCGGCTGCTTCCATAATTGATAAAATGACAACCAACACCATCCAGACAATTCAAGAAACTGCAGAACTTCTTGACACACATCAGCTTGAAAAGGCTGTTCAAACATTAAGGAAAGCACGTAAGATTCATTTTTTTGGAATCGGTGCTTCGAGCATCATTGCTCAAGATGCCATGCAAAAATTGCTCCGCATCGACAAGACCGCACACGCCTTTTCCGACCTTCATATGGCGGCAACACTCGTTTCTACAGGCGATGAGCAAGACGTCGCTGTGGGAATTTCTTTTTCAGGTCAAACAAGAGAAGTAAAACAGTTTCTTGAGATTGCTAATTCGAGAGGAATGACGACGATTAGTTTATGTAAATACGGACAATCGATTGTTTCTGAGCAAGCAGACATTCCTTTGTATACATCTGCCACAAAGGAACCAACATTTCGAAGCGGAGCCACCTCTTCAAGAATTGCGCAACTGCAAGTCATTGATATTCTCTTTATGTGTGTTGCTTCTCATCAATATGAAAAGACAGTGACCCACTTACATGAAACCCGAGCAGCCATTGAATTTTTACGCTAG
- a CDS encoding GntR family transcriptional regulator has protein sequence MKRLSVERKTLASEAYHYLYKDIITLKYKPGQMIYENDIAKELGISRTPVREAIHLLASEEFLAIKPQKGIQVQYISKKKVQDSYRVRESLEVTAFKEVATLWDSSSHIYKAAKKDLIAIIAEQRYAAENDQVDDFYQYDEVFHDKVLDICGNQTLTTIVRQVRGHVNRMRYLEFFETREMDRIIDDHDQLVTLIEQNNVLEVEKLLVNHLRNVSNYYDDIMRKYPDYFNAQS, from the coding sequence ATGAAAAGATTATCTGTTGAACGAAAGACGTTAGCTAGTGAAGCCTATCATTACCTTTATAAAGACATTATTACGCTGAAATACAAGCCTGGGCAAATGATTTATGAAAATGACATTGCCAAGGAATTAGGCATTAGTAGGACACCTGTAAGAGAAGCGATTCATTTGCTCGCATCTGAAGAATTTCTTGCTATTAAGCCACAGAAAGGCATTCAAGTTCAATATATTTCAAAGAAAAAAGTACAGGACTCTTATCGCGTTCGAGAGAGTTTAGAAGTGACAGCCTTTAAAGAAGTGGCAACCCTTTGGGATAGTAGCAGTCACATCTATAAAGCTGCCAAAAAAGACTTGATAGCGATCATAGCTGAGCAACGTTATGCTGCTGAAAACGATCAAGTGGATGATTTTTATCAGTACGACGAAGTCTTCCATGACAAGGTGCTGGACATATGTGGGAATCAAACGTTAACAACCATTGTTCGTCAAGTGCGGGGACATGTGAATCGAATGCGTTATCTTGAATTTTTTGAGACGCGAGAAATGGATCGAATTATTGATGACCATGACCAGCTTGTCACATTAATTGAGCAAAACAACGTTTTAGAAGTGGAGAAGCTATTAGTAAACCATTTGCGAAACGTTTCCAATTATTACGATGATATTATGAGGAAATATCCAGACTATTTTAATGCCCAATCATAG